DNA sequence from the Edaphobacter lichenicola genome:
GGAAGGTATAGATGACGTTGTCATACGGAATTGGCTCGAGCAGCATCAAATCTTCCAGTCCCGACCACTTCGCTCCGCTTGCGATGATCGTATGCTGCGGTGCCACTGCGCGGATCTGGCCGGCAACGAAGCTCTCGATCCCCTGCCACCGATGCGTATCGGACTGCTCAGGCTCGTTCATGATCTCAAAGAAGACAAGGTTCGGATCCATGGAGCCGAAGTGCTTTGCAACGCTCTGCCAGAGCATGCCGAAGCGCCCCACTGGTTCGGTCCCTTGGAGAAGTTGCTGCTTGTAGCGGCTCTCCGGATGTAGATCGATGATTACCGCCAACTTCTGTTCGAGTGCCACCTGCACGACATGGTCCAGCTCCGCCATGAACGGCGCAGCCTGGGGGAGGTTACGCTGCCAGTCAAGCAGCGGCTTTGCGTCGATGCTGATTCGGATATGGTCAAACCCCAGCTTCCTGATCAGAACGATATCGTCGGTCGTCGTAAAACTCCGTAGACGTTGGACCGTGTAGTTGTCGGGCGACTGCGCGAACCACCGACTGGTATTGATGCCGTGGCTCAGATGCTGCATGCGTGTTATGGCTACGTTCGCGACTTCCTGTGCCGACACGGCAGCTGAAGATAAGGACGCCCCCGCGCTTGCAATCGCAAGATAGAGAAACACCTTACGATGCGCCGAAGCTAACCCTACTTGTATCTGCTCAATCAACTTTCGTTCAGGCTCCCCGATCAGTCTAGTGCAAAGGGGCGACAATTATTGTAGCTACGTGCCTAGCAACAGCTACCTCTGCTTTGGTCGTAAAGAACAGCGTTCGCCTGTCGAAATGAACTCGGGCGCAGCATGACGCCTATCCAAAATTTCAGCCTGTTCCGATCATCGGCAACACTCTTTCGGCGGTTAGCTGTTTCGGGGACTACAATTGCGCCCTCCCCAGGAACAGGCAATTCAAAGTCAAGTAAAGAGGAGATCTATCATGATTGGACAACAAATAGGCGAAACAAAGGGCAAGAGGCTTGTCAGACGGGTGCTTTCCATCGATCCGCCAACCGCAGAAGTGTCATTCGAAGATAGCGGCCAGATGCTCGGTGTTCCCACCACCGGCATGGGGAGCTATACGTCGATCGTCCGTGCGGACGGCTCCATCTATGGTCAGGGCCAAGGGCTCAGCATGACGCAGGATGGTGAGGCTATCACCTGGACGGGAACTGGCCTGGGAAAATTTGGGCCAAGTGGCTCCGTCAGCTACCGCGGTATGTTGTTCTTCCAGACGACATCGCAGAAGCTCGCGCAGATCAACAATAGCTGCGGGGCCTTTGAATACGATGTCGACGCCTCCGGCAACACAACCTCCAAAGTCTGGGAGTGGAAGTAGGGGCGTAGAGGGTGCGGGTCAGGATTTATTTTGATCCTGGCCTCAACCTCGCCAGCCCGCGAGTGGAAGGTCGGATTAGCACACACAGATGCGCTTGTGTGGATCTGTTGATCCAGAGGCTCAGTTCGAAGATGGCAGAAACGCGTTAAGTCCGACGGAAACCCCGCAACTGCATTTCGCGAAAAGCGCGATGTGTCTCCTTCTAAATATTTCGCGTGCTCATCTCGCCGGCGAGATACTCTGAGGCTCGCATCGAGAGTGCCAGGATCGTCATCGTCGGGTTCTGCCAACCGGCACTCACAAAGCTCGCTCCATCGACAACGAATAGATTCCTATGATCGTGGCTTTGGCACCACTTATTCAGCACGCTCTTCTTCGGATCATCGCCCATGCGACAGGTTCCGACTTCATGGATACTGTACCCCGGCGGATTGGGAACGACATTCTTCGAGAGCACTTCGAATCCAGCCGCATCCGCCACCGAGCAGCCAACTTCGACCGCATCCTTCGCCATGTTGAACTCGTTGTCGGTGTACCTGGTCTCGATACGAAGCACGGGAATACCCCATGCGTCCACCTTCTCCTTATCGATGCGGACGTGGTTCTCATAACGCCCGAGCACCTCCCCCATCACTGTGATGTAGAAAGCACTGCCGTTGTATTCGTGCAGCTTCTGCTGCAGCTCCGCGCCATACGCCGCGAAGTTGCGCGGGTCGACCCCACCCATGCGGCTGGTTATATTCAACGCGTAGCCGCGCAAGAACTTGTCATACTTCGTTGTAATGTTGCGGAAGCGCGGCACGATTGCTGAGCCACCCATCAACTGTTCTGTTGCCTTGCCATTGCGCGCCTCAGGCACGGAGCAGGTGACGCCCGGTCCGTAAATCTGGTCCATCAGGTAGTGCCCCATAACGCCGCTCGAGTTGCCGAGATTTGAGTTCAACAGCAGGCGCGTGCTCTCAAGCGTTCCCGTGGCCAACACAACTACGCGAGCCTTAACATGCATCTCCCGGCGCGAGAGCCGATCGATGAAGTAGCACCCATTCGGTTGGCCGGTATTCTTATCGACCGTAATCTGCCGCACTACCGCATTGGCGATTGAGGTCAGCTTGCCGGTTCGCTCTGCATCCGGCAGCAGAAGATTCACCGAGCTCGCCAGGCCATCGCGGCCTTGCGCCCGGCGTTGCTTGCAGACCGGCATGTTGTACGCCTGCGAAGCCTTGATGAACCGCTGCATCGACTCCGACCACGCATCGTCGACAGGAACGAAGTTGCCATTTGGCATCTGCGGGGGGCCATCCTGCGCGCCCGCCACCTGGAAGATCTCTTCCACGCGCGAATAGTACGGTGACAGGTCAGCGAGGCCGATAGGCCAGTCTTCGCCAAAGCCATCATGCGACTTGCCCTTGAACTCGTAGTCGCTCAACCGGAACGACTGGCGCGACCAGAAGAGCGACCGCCCGCCAAACAACCGCACCCGCACCCAGTTGTACGGATTCGCGGGATCGAATGTGTATGGAACCTCCTCCTCGTCCACCCAGACGTTCGCGTTGAACTCGTTCGCCTGGAAGACATGCTCCAGCCGCCCCGGTGGTTTGAAGCCGCGATACGGAAGATCGTACGCGGGCTTGCGCTGTGCATCTCTGGCTACGTCGGCCACCGGGCCCGCGTTTAACATCAGGCATCGAATGCCCTTCTCCGTCAGGATCTTGGCAGCCATGCCGCCAGAGTGCCCCGACCCGATAATTAGTACATCGAAGTTTGTGACTGTCATTGTCTTTGTCTGGAGTTACTCACTTCTAACGCGGGTAGGAAGGCATCGTGTGCGCGGCTTTGGGAACAGCCATCACGTGCGGAGGGAGGTGCGTGGAAGTTGCGCCCAGGCCGGCCATATCCGGCTCGATCGGAGACCAGTAAAGTCCTCCCGTCACCCAGTCTTGCCCGGCTGCCGCGCTAACGTCGTCCCAGGCCTTCGAGTTCATAGTCGCAGTTCGGATGTCTTCGTGTGCGATGTTGATGAAGTCCGCGTGCAGTTCGGTCGGTGGATGGTCCGTCATCCAGGTGCGCAGCCAGGGCTTGATGAGCGCATCTGCCTGAGTCGCATTCAGCTGAGCGAACGGCAGCTTGTACCTGGTCTTTGCTTCTGCGTCGAGCCAGTCCAGGCCACCGCTGTATACCTGCTTGCGGGCTTCGGAGGAGCTACCGATCAGGAAGTCGAGGAACATGGGTGTCCCTGCCTGGAGCGCGCCGGGCTTGTCGCCGAGCGGTGGGAGCAGTAAGTCACATAGCCGCGTGAATGTTGCAAGTTGAGCAGGAGTAAAAAAGTTCGCCTCGATCTCCGCAATCCCTTCGGCAGTTTCAGTGACAGGTAGTGGTGTCTTGGGATTCAGCCCCAGTGACCACGGTACCGGAGCTGGGGGTGGCGGGTCAGGATTCGCTGTCTGCTGAGCAAGCAGTGCCTTCGGTAGAAGTCCTGCCGAGATGACAGCGCGCACGAATTCACGACGCAACATAGAGTCTCCTTCTGCTGGCAAAAGATTACACTCACCTTCTTCCGTCGTCCAACTCGCGCAGCAGCAGCTGTGATTTTCAGTGAATGCAACGCGTAACGGAAGCGTCAGGCGAGGTGGAAAGGGTGATCTCATCTGACGAGACAGGGAGACTATGCTTGCCTGGCAGATCGTGACAATAGCTGACGCTGTTTTGTTGCATCCGACTTTCGCCTAAGACACTTCAACATTCATCTGCTATTGCGATCGTCCGTCTTTCATCGTGAAACGATCTCCGTCGCAACGCCGAGGCCCTCAAGAAATTGTTGCATGCGATGTGGCGCGGAAAACGCCTGGGTCCCTCCGATTGCTGTTGTGGAGTAGGCCCCGCACGCATTGCCCAGCGCAAGGCAGTCTCTTACTCCGGTGCCGTGGACGAACGCGTGTAGAAACCCGGCGTTAAAGCTGTCTCCGGCGCCTATGACATCGACGAGCTCGGTGAGATGCCCGGGGGCTTCGTAACGTAATCCTCGATGGCTAACCAAGGCACCTGCGGCTCCACGTTTAATGACCAGCATAGGGATCATCTCGGACAGCTTGTCAATCGCGTCTTCCAGATTGGACTCATTCGCCAATCGGCAGGCCTCTCGTTCGTTGGGCATCAGAATATCGAGATGGGCGAGGGTCTCTGCGATGGGACCCTCCCATGAGTTCTCTGGATCGTCATTGGTATCGAGCGAGGTAGTCAGGCCAGCCTGGCGCATTGTGGCCAGAAGCTTCGGCACATCGTCGCGCAGTCCGCGTTGGAGGAAGAACGAGGACAGGTGAAAGTGTCTACCGGAGGCAAGATAGTCGAGGTCGAGATCCTCATAGCGGAGTCCTGAGATTGTGCCGGGATAGGTGAGAGCCCGGCGGTTGTGTTCATGCTGCAGCAGCACGGTCACGCCCGTGCCGATGCCCGGTTTCGGCGAGACGGCACGCGATAGGTCGACGCCCGCCTGCAGAAGAGCCTTAAGGCAAAGATCCGTGAAGGGATCGGCACCAAGCTGCGGGATGAAACCGGTGCGACTGCCCAGGGTGGCGAGGTTGTGCGCAGTAATAGCGGAGGAACCGCCTAGTGTCAGAGCCATGCTGGTGGCGAGAAGTTCTCGCTCGACGGGAAGCTCTTCAGGCAAACCGTACATCAGCAAGTCCATTGTGATCTCGCCGGCCAAGGTTATATCGAACTGTGCCAACTTGCCTCCCAGCTATTTCGTCTTGCCGAATTTGAGATCCGATCTCTCATGAGCGTGTGCGAAGCTGCGTGCCTCCGCTCATCTGATGTCTGCGAAGTAGCCATAAAGCGATACCCAGCGTAGCCCAGACGGTTCCCGTCCATCGCGCCGTCACGCCGAGATTGAGCCACAAAAAGAAGCACACCAGGAAACCGGAGAGAGAGAGCACAATGGGGAACAATGGGTTGGTGCCATCGGCACGATAGGCGCGATAGGCTAGTACCGCGGATGCGACGTTCACACCCATGAAGGCCAGGAGAGCGCCGTAGTTCAGCAGTTCGGTTCCTAGTTGGTAGCTCATGGCGACCGCGCCTACCAGGACGATCGCGCCG
Encoded proteins:
- a CDS encoding glycoside hydrolase family 5 protein, giving the protein MIEQIQVGLASAHRKVFLYLAIASAGASLSSAAVSAQEVANVAITRMQHLSHGINTSRWFAQSPDNYTVQRLRSFTTTDDIVLIRKLGFDHIRISIDAKPLLDWQRNLPQAAPFMAELDHVVQVALEQKLAVIIDLHPESRYKQQLLQGTEPVGRFGMLWQSVAKHFGSMDPNLVFFEIMNEPEQSDTHRWQGIESFVAGQIRAVAPQHTIIASGAKWSGLEDLMLLEPIPYDNVIYTFHDYEPFAFTHQGATWTDPAVQPLRRVPYPSTPENVEKNVQQEPTLAGQLFVKQYGLARWDAQRVDATIDFAERWSKLHHAPVYCGEFGVHRPFADEAMRAHWLRDMRIALEKHHIGWAMWDYQDNFGVVTKKNGATIPDPLILDALGLSPAK
- a CDS encoding GMC oxidoreductase; translation: MTVTNFDVLIIGSGHSGGMAAKILTEKGIRCLMLNAGPVADVARDAQRKPAYDLPYRGFKPPGRLEHVFQANEFNANVWVDEEEVPYTFDPANPYNWVRVRLFGGRSLFWSRQSFRLSDYEFKGKSHDGFGEDWPIGLADLSPYYSRVEEIFQVAGAQDGPPQMPNGNFVPVDDAWSESMQRFIKASQAYNMPVCKQRRAQGRDGLASSVNLLLPDAERTGKLTSIANAVVRQITVDKNTGQPNGCYFIDRLSRREMHVKARVVVLATGTLESTRLLLNSNLGNSSGVMGHYLMDQIYGPGVTCSVPEARNGKATEQLMGGSAIVPRFRNITTKYDKFLRGYALNITSRMGGVDPRNFAAYGAELQQKLHEYNGSAFYITVMGEVLGRYENHVRIDKEKVDAWGIPVLRIETRYTDNEFNMAKDAVEVGCSVADAAGFEVLSKNVVPNPPGYSIHEVGTCRMGDDPKKSVLNKWCQSHDHRNLFVVDGASFVSAGWQNPTMTILALSMRASEYLAGEMSTRNI
- a CDS encoding gluconate 2-dehydrogenase subunit 3 family protein — its product is MLRREFVRAVISAGLLPKALLAQQTANPDPPPPAPVPWSLGLNPKTPLPVTETAEGIAEIEANFFTPAQLATFTRLCDLLLPPLGDKPGALQAGTPMFLDFLIGSSSEARKQVYSGGLDWLDAEAKTRYKLPFAQLNATQADALIKPWLRTWMTDHPPTELHADFINIAHEDIRTATMNSKAWDDVSAAAGQDWVTGGLYWSPIEPDMAGLGATSTHLPPHVMAVPKAAHTMPSYPR
- a CDS encoding carbohydrate kinase family protein; translated protein: MAQFDITLAGEITMDLLMYGLPEELPVERELLATSMALTLGGSSAITAHNLATLGSRTGFIPQLGADPFTDLCLKALLQAGVDLSRAVSPKPGIGTGVTVLLQHEHNRRALTYPGTISGLRYEDLDLDYLASGRHFHLSSFFLQRGLRDDVPKLLATMRQAGLTTSLDTNDDPENSWEGPIAETLAHLDILMPNEREACRLANESNLEDAIDKLSEMIPMLVIKRGAAGALVSHRGLRYEAPGHLTELVDVIGAGDSFNAGFLHAFVHGTGVRDCLALGNACGAYSTTAIGGTQAFSAPHRMQQFLEGLGVATEIVSR